The Aequorivita sublithincola DSM 14238 genome window below encodes:
- the hutI gene encoding imidazolonepropionase — MKLLLTNIKELLQVRENFPTKLSGKEMAELPTLKNAWLYINHGIIEDYGIMAKMGPHQGFKTIDCSGKTVLPAWCDSHSHIVYAGNREQEFVDRINGLSYQEIAEKGGGIVNSAKKLQETSEEDLYHQSAARLEEVMKLGTGAIEIKSGYGLTTDAELKMLRVAKKLAEEYPITIKTTFLGAHAIPTEYKGNKDGYLDLLCNEMLPKVAEESLAEYIDIFCEEGYFSVADMDRVLSEGKKYNLIPKVHVNQFNSIGGIASAVKHKALSVDHLEVFTDEDLAALKNSETMPVALPSCSYFLSIPYTPGRKIIDAGLPLALATDYNPGSTPSGNMNFVVATACIKMRLTPEEAINAATINGAYAMGLSETHGSICRGKVANLIITKPIPSYGYLPYAFGSNLIDSVIIGGKEVK, encoded by the coding sequence ATGAAACTACTACTCACTAACATAAAAGAACTACTCCAAGTCCGCGAAAACTTCCCAACAAAACTCAGCGGAAAAGAAATGGCAGAACTCCCAACACTCAAAAACGCATGGTTATATATCAACCACGGAATTATTGAAGATTACGGAATTATGGCCAAAATGGGCCCACACCAAGGTTTCAAAACCATAGATTGCAGCGGAAAAACGGTTCTTCCCGCTTGGTGCGATAGCCACAGCCATATCGTTTACGCAGGCAATCGTGAGCAGGAATTTGTAGATAGAATCAACGGTCTTAGTTATCAAGAAATCGCCGAAAAAGGGGGTGGGATCGTAAACAGTGCAAAAAAACTACAAGAAACTTCGGAAGAAGATTTGTACCATCAATCTGCTGCACGCCTAGAAGAAGTAATGAAACTTGGCACTGGTGCAATAGAAATTAAAAGCGGCTACGGTCTCACTACAGATGCCGAACTGAAAATGCTCCGCGTTGCAAAAAAACTTGCTGAAGAATATCCTATTACCATTAAAACAACATTTTTAGGCGCGCACGCAATTCCCACGGAATACAAAGGAAATAAAGACGGTTATTTAGATTTGCTCTGCAACGAAATGCTTCCAAAAGTTGCTGAAGAAAGTTTAGCGGAATACATAGATATTTTCTGTGAAGAAGGTTATTTTTCTGTGGCAGATATGGATCGCGTTCTTTCTGAAGGAAAAAAATACAACCTCATCCCAAAAGTACACGTAAATCAATTCAACAGTATTGGCGGGATTGCCTCTGCCGTCAAGCACAAAGCCCTGAGCGTGGATCATTTGGAAGTTTTTACAGATGAAGACTTGGCAGCTTTAAAAAACAGCGAAACAATGCCTGTGGCACTTCCCTCCTGCTCATACTTTTTGAGTATTCCCTATACTCCAGGAAGAAAAATAATTGATGCCGGATTACCTTTGGCACTAGCCACAGATTACAATCCAGGTTCCACACCAAGTGGAAATATGAATTTTGTAGTTGCTACAGCCTGTATAAAAATGCGCTTAACTCCCGAAGAAGCAATAAATGCCGCAACCATCAACGGTGCATACGCAATGGGATTGAGCGAAACTCACGGCAGTATATGCAGAGGAAAAGTAGCAAATCTCATTATCACAAAACCAATTCCATCGTATGGTTATTTACCATACGCTTTTGGAAGTAATTTGATTGATTCAGTGATTATTGGCGGAAAAGAAGTGAAATGA
- a CDS encoding cadherin repeat domain-containing protein, whose translation MKMILQSRIVLALVILGLVSCSKESNDPNPFEITVTTTNFSKMMDENPVNGQVIGTVSGSTSSGSVTFLLLEQTPANAFTINETTGELKVLNAILFDFEKNPTITGTIKVYNGIISKNASVTINLNDVVEENIFQGNVVLSSQAEVNDFGTHNYVEITGDLIIGKLPNSGYSDITDLSPLLTLERIGGHLYIQYNEILNTTAGLNNLTSLGNDLAFIDNASLLKIEGFNNIASGIVGNLIINYNPVLNNLDGINNVTTVGGQLFITSNVKIPNLDFLGNLVSIERTLTLSNLADIQNFNSLAKLETIKELIVNNNPSLKNFDGLQNLKESIEFLKIGKNNSLKNLIGLENMNVTGSIVISNNSQLVNLNGLLKVTTLTSYLEISNNSSLTDLSGLNNLTIVGYPIKISQNNNLMSLNGFENLTDVKHLEISTNKNLTDLCAIRNLVTNGSIIGLSIFSNAYNPTKQDIIDGNCSL comes from the coding sequence ATGAAAATGATCCTCCAATCCAGAATAGTATTAGCACTTGTTATTTTAGGCTTGGTTTCCTGCTCAAAAGAAAGTAATGATCCTAATCCTTTTGAAATAACGGTAACAACTACAAATTTCTCAAAAATGATGGACGAGAATCCAGTGAATGGACAAGTTATTGGCACTGTCTCTGGAAGTACAAGTTCAGGATCAGTTACATTTTTATTACTGGAACAAACTCCGGCAAATGCATTCACAATTAATGAAACTACGGGCGAATTGAAGGTGTTGAATGCAATTCTATTCGATTTTGAGAAAAATCCAACCATCACTGGAACTATAAAAGTATATAATGGAATTATTTCTAAAAACGCTTCGGTTACTATTAATTTGAATGATGTGGTTGAAGAAAATATATTTCAGGGAAATGTAGTGTTATCTTCTCAAGCAGAAGTTAATGATTTTGGAACCCACAATTATGTTGAAATTACTGGAGATTTAATAATTGGTAAATTACCAAATAGTGGCTATAGTGATATTACAGATTTATCACCTCTACTTACTTTAGAGCGTATTGGCGGACATCTTTATATTCAATACAATGAAATTTTAAACACTACAGCAGGTCTTAATAATCTTACTTCTTTGGGAAATGATCTCGCATTTATAGATAATGCATCATTGCTAAAAATTGAAGGATTTAATAATATAGCATCGGGAATTGTCGGGAATTTAATAATTAATTACAATCCTGTTTTAAACAATTTGGATGGAATCAATAATGTAACTACCGTTGGTGGACAGTTGTTTATAACCTCCAACGTGAAAATTCCAAACTTAGACTTTTTAGGCAATCTTGTTTCTATAGAAAGAACGCTTACTCTTTCAAATTTAGCAGATATTCAAAATTTTAATTCTTTAGCTAAACTTGAAACAATCAAGGAATTGATTGTGAATAACAATCCTTCTTTAAAAAATTTCGATGGCCTTCAGAACTTAAAAGAAAGCATAGAGTTTTTAAAAATTGGAAAAAATAATTCTTTAAAAAATTTAATAGGTCTTGAAAATATGAACGTTACTGGCAGTATTGTTATAAGTAATAATTCTCAATTAGTAAATTTAAATGGTCTTTTGAAAGTAACAACCTTGACCTCTTATTTAGAAATTAGTAACAACAGTTCTTTAACCGATTTAAGTGGTCTTAATAATTTGACGATTGTTGGGTATCCTATCAAAATTTCTCAAAATAATAATTTAATGAGTTTAAATGGTTTTGAGAATCTAACAGACGTGAAACATTTAGAAATTTCTACGAATAAAAATCTTACCGATCTATGTGCTATTCGAAATTTAGTCACCAATGGAAGCATAATCGGTTTATCAATTTTTAGCAACGCCTACAACCCAACAAAACAAGACATCATAGACGGCAATTGCAGTTTGTAA
- a CDS encoding glyceraldehyde-3-phosphate dehydrogenase, translating into MSLDDVYEKELSFQTDRRKASVEFIKIISDLWYDKSIELVLFRNQLIDRNVSEILNLHEYAGEFVNKPISIFDSVEIAQAIKTLDLPPAKLDIGKLTYEFHLEDDKYSNALAFVSDKLKNAKEAKTVVPKDVVLYGFGRIGRLLARELMTRTGQGNQLRLRAIVVRGKMDQTVLDKRASLLQYDSVHGDFPGTVRTDIENSALIINGTTVHIISANNPEDIDYTQYGIEDALVIDNTGAFRDDKELSRHLQSKGASKVLLTAPGKGVPNIVHGVNQNDYDPNTVDIFSAASCTTNAITPILKAVEDSFGVVRGHLETIHAYTNDQNLVDNMHSKYRRGRAAALNMVITETGAGSAVAKALPVLAGKLTSNAIRVPVPNGSLVVLSLEVAKPTSIEDINATMKKYALEGDLVEQIKYSLSNELVSSDIVGSSAPAIYDSNATIVTEDGKNIVLYIWYDNEYGYSHQVIRLAKYIAQVRRFTYY; encoded by the coding sequence ATGAGTTTAGATGACGTTTATGAAAAAGAACTGTCTTTTCAAACTGACCGCCGTAAAGCTTCAGTAGAATTTATTAAAATCATTAGTGACCTTTGGTACGACAAGTCTATTGAATTGGTGCTTTTCCGCAACCAACTTATAGATCGCAACGTGAGTGAAATCTTAAACCTTCACGAATATGCAGGCGAATTTGTAAACAAACCAATCTCAATTTTCGACTCTGTTGAAATTGCGCAGGCTATCAAAACCTTAGATCTTCCACCAGCAAAGTTGGACATCGGTAAACTTACCTATGAGTTTCATTTAGAAGACGATAAATATTCAAACGCTTTGGCTTTTGTTTCAGATAAATTGAAAAACGCCAAAGAGGCAAAAACAGTAGTTCCTAAAGATGTAGTTCTTTATGGTTTTGGACGTATTGGGCGTTTATTGGCTCGTGAGCTTATGACCAGAACAGGACAGGGCAATCAGCTTCGTCTTCGCGCTATCGTGGTTCGCGGAAAAATGGACCAAACAGTTTTGGACAAAAGAGCATCCTTGCTACAGTATGATTCTGTTCACGGCGATTTCCCAGGAACTGTACGTACAGACATTGAAAATAGCGCATTGATTATTAACGGAACTACCGTTCATATAATTTCTGCAAACAATCCTGAAGATATTGATTACACGCAATACGGAATTGAAGATGCCTTGGTAATAGACAACACAGGCGCTTTCCGCGATGATAAAGAATTGAGCAGACATTTACAGTCTAAAGGCGCTTCAAAAGTATTGCTTACGGCTCCTGGAAAAGGGGTTCCAAACATCGTTCACGGTGTAAACCAAAACGATTACGACCCAAACACGGTTGATATTTTTTCAGCAGCATCCTGTACTACCAATGCCATCACTCCTATTTTGAAAGCAGTTGAAGACTCTTTTGGTGTAGTTCGTGGGCATTTGGAAACCATTCACGCATATACAAACGACCAGAATTTGGTAGATAATATGCACAGCAAATACCGTCGTGGTCGCGCTGCAGCTTTGAACATGGTTATTACTGAAACTGGCGCCGGAAGTGCCGTTGCAAAAGCATTGCCTGTTTTGGCTGGCAAACTTACGAGCAACGCAATTCGCGTTCCTGTTCCAAACGGTTCATTGGTAGTTTTGAGTCTTGAAGTTGCAAAACCAACTTCTATTGAAGACATTAACGCTACAATGAAAAAATATGCTTTGGAAGGCGATTTGGTTGAACAAATTAAATATTCCTTAAGCAATGAATTAGTTTCTAGTGACATTGTTGGCTCTTCTGCTCCAGCAATTTATGATAGCAATGCTACCATCGTAACAGAAGACGGCAAAAACATAGTACTTTATATTTGGTATGATAATGAATATGGTTATAGCCATCAAGTAATACGCTTGGCGAAATATATTGCACAAGTTAGAAGATTTACTTACTATTAA
- a CDS encoding trypsin-like peptidase domain-containing protein, which yields MKQTVRLFLVALFAGAVTLGGYKYLEKKEFTSFAPQQNSNFIPTSFSSTGAEMNTDFTQAAEKTVHAVVHVKNTTVSRKPSNIMEYFQGGGQPREMVGSGSGVIISPDGYIVTNNHVIANASNLEVTLNNNKTYTAKLIGTDPATDIALIKIDGDDDFAFIPFGDSNNVKIGEWVLAVGNPFNLTSTVTAGIISAKARDLNQFDGNPQSFIQTDAAVNRGNSGGALVNTRGELIGINTAITSETGSYVGYSFAVPSNNARKVIEDIMEYGNVQRGILGIQVGNINQQVVEKYGINDTEGVFVGGIEKGSGADKAGIKEGDIIKQLDGYKVSKFADLSGYLGSKRPKDVVEVTVLREGSEKKIPVTLEKLETFSIDDLGLEVKNTSSEELKQRGLKNGVTVTRALTPDMAQYKLEGIIITKINDESVKDTEDVKRIMSQRDYRTPIKMTFMDGAGNINSFIFR from the coding sequence ATGAAACAAACAGTCCGTTTATTTCTGGTAGCATTGTTTGCCGGAGCAGTTACACTTGGAGGCTACAAGTATTTAGAAAAAAAAGAATTTACTTCTTTTGCCCCTCAACAAAACTCAAATTTTATACCCACTAGTTTTTCTTCGACGGGTGCTGAAATGAATACAGATTTCACCCAAGCCGCTGAAAAAACGGTGCACGCTGTGGTTCACGTAAAAAATACGACCGTCAGCAGAAAACCTTCAAATATTATGGAATATTTTCAAGGTGGCGGCCAACCTCGGGAAATGGTTGGTAGTGGGAGTGGCGTGATTATTTCGCCAGATGGTTATATAGTGACCAACAACCACGTTATTGCGAATGCTTCAAACCTTGAAGTTACCTTAAATAATAACAAAACGTACACCGCCAAATTGATTGGCACCGACCCAGCCACTGACATCGCTTTGATAAAAATTGACGGAGATGACGACTTCGCATTTATACCCTTTGGCGATTCAAACAATGTGAAAATTGGCGAATGGGTGCTTGCAGTGGGGAATCCTTTCAATTTAACTTCCACCGTAACCGCGGGAATTATTAGTGCGAAAGCGCGGGATTTAAACCAATTTGATGGCAACCCACAATCTTTTATCCAAACTGATGCAGCCGTAAACCGTGGAAATAGTGGCGGCGCTTTGGTAAACACCCGAGGCGAATTGATTGGTATTAATACTGCGATTACTTCGGAAACTGGAAGTTATGTGGGTTATTCCTTCGCAGTTCCTTCAAACAATGCCAGAAAAGTGATTGAAGACATTATGGAATACGGAAACGTGCAACGCGGAATTTTAGGGATTCAAGTAGGTAACATAAATCAGCAAGTTGTTGAAAAATACGGAATCAATGATACTGAAGGCGTTTTTGTTGGCGGAATTGAAAAAGGAAGCGGCGCAGATAAAGCTGGAATAAAAGAAGGCGACATCATCAAACAACTTGACGGATACAAAGTTTCAAAATTTGCAGATCTTTCAGGATATTTAGGCTCTAAGAGACCGAAAGATGTAGTTGAAGTTACCGTGCTTCGTGAAGGCAGCGAAAAGAAAATTCCCGTTACACTTGAAAAATTAGAGACATTTTCTATTGACGATTTGGGGCTGGAAGTAAAAAACACCTCTTCCGAAGAACTAAAACAACGTGGTCTTAAAAATGGTGTCACCGTTACTCGCGCTCTTACGCCAGATATGGCTCAGTATAAATTGGAAGGGATAATCATTACCAAAATTAACGATGAATCCGTTAAAGACACTGAAGATGTAAAAAGAATAATGTCGCAACGCGATTACCGCACACCTATAAAAATGACGTTTATGGATGGCGCAGGAAATATCAATTCATTTATATTTAGGTAG